From a region of the Methanolinea sp. genome:
- a CDS encoding V-type ATP synthase subunit F gives MEIAVIGSSEFVLGFRLAGIRKTYPVESDEKLAEYITRVLDDGNVGILVLQSKDMNRIPRRLQATLENSVKPTVIAVGAEEGGLSMRERIKRSVGVDLWK, from the coding sequence ATGGAGATAGCAGTGATCGGCAGCAGCGAGTTTGTCCTCGGTTTCAGGCTCGCGGGGATCAGGAAAACCTACCCCGTCGAATCCGATGAGAAGCTCGCCGAATACATCACCAGGGTCCTTGATGACGGGAACGTCGGTATTCTCGTCCTCCAGAGCAAGGACATGAACAGAATCCCGCGGCGGCTCCAGGCCACGCTTGAGAATTCGGTTAAGCCGACGGTTATTGCGGTCGGTGCCGAGGAAGGAGGGTTGTCCATGAGGGAGAGAATTAAGCGATCAGTGGGTGTTGATCTGTGGAAGTAA
- a CDS encoding ATP synthase subunit A — translation MEVTAKKEEGQEGVLKRIAGPVVTAVNIDAHMYDVVKVGHEELMGEVIKIQGDETIIQVYEDTSGIRPGEPVINTGLSLAVELGPGLLTSIYDGIQRPLSVLVDKMGDFIHRGVSATGLDHQKKWEFKPLVKEGDKVSPGSIIGEVQEANIVHRILVPPNVQGGTVKSIKAGSYTVEEVICTLDGGVQLTMMQKWPVRVPRPVLEKMNPTIPLITGQRILDGLFPIAKGGTAAIPGPFGSGKTVTQQQLAKWSDAEIVVYIGCGERGNEMTEVLTEFPELEDPKTGKPLMERTVLIANTSNMPVAAREASVYTGITIAEYFRDMGYDVSLMADSTSRWAEAMREISSRLEEMPGEEGYPAYLAARLSEFYERAGLVKTFSGKNGSVSVIGAVSPPGGDFSEPVTQNTLRIVKVFWALDAKLSQRRHFPAINWLNSYSLYLDTLHDWYDREVSPEWNVLRSWAMEVLQKEAELQEIVQLVGSDALPEAEQLTIEIARMIREIFLQQNAYDAVDTFCDMAKQYDVMKAIKGYADLAYAAQTAGVSPAQIIAIKSKNDLPQIKFIRDYRPELERIQKSIDAEINTLRSSA, via the coding sequence GTGGAAGTAACAGCGAAGAAAGAGGAAGGCCAGGAAGGAGTCCTCAAGAGGATTGCCGGCCCTGTCGTCACTGCGGTCAATATTGACGCGCACATGTACGACGTGGTGAAGGTCGGCCACGAGGAGCTCATGGGCGAGGTGATCAAGATCCAGGGTGACGAGACGATCATCCAGGTCTATGAGGACACCTCAGGGATCAGACCCGGAGAACCCGTTATCAACACGGGGCTTTCTCTCGCCGTGGAGCTCGGGCCGGGGCTCCTGACCAGCATTTATGACGGGATCCAGAGGCCCCTGTCTGTCCTTGTCGACAAGATGGGTGATTTTATCCATCGGGGGGTCTCGGCGACCGGGCTTGATCACCAGAAGAAGTGGGAGTTCAAGCCGCTTGTAAAGGAAGGCGACAAGGTGTCGCCCGGTTCGATCATCGGGGAAGTCCAGGAGGCAAATATCGTCCACCGGATCCTGGTACCCCCCAATGTTCAGGGAGGCACGGTAAAGAGCATCAAAGCTGGTTCCTATACCGTTGAAGAGGTCATCTGCACCCTCGATGGAGGGGTACAGCTCACCATGATGCAGAAATGGCCGGTCCGGGTTCCGCGCCCGGTCCTGGAGAAGATGAACCCGACCATCCCGCTTATCACCGGGCAGCGGATCCTGGACGGGCTGTTTCCCATAGCCAAGGGGGGCACCGCAGCGATTCCCGGTCCGTTCGGGAGCGGGAAAACCGTGACCCAGCAGCAGCTCGCAAAGTGGAGTGATGCCGAGATCGTGGTGTACATCGGGTGCGGTGAACGCGGCAACGAGATGACCGAGGTGCTGACCGAGTTCCCGGAACTCGAAGACCCCAAGACCGGAAAGCCCCTCATGGAGCGGACGGTCCTGATTGCAAACACGAGCAACATGCCGGTGGCTGCCCGTGAAGCATCGGTGTATACCGGGATCACCATCGCAGAGTATTTCCGGGATATGGGCTACGATGTCTCCCTGATGGCAGACTCGACCTCCCGCTGGGCGGAAGCGATGCGGGAGATCTCCTCGCGGCTCGAGGAGATGCCCGGCGAGGAAGGGTATCCTGCGTACCTTGCCGCCCGGCTCTCGGAGTTCTATGAGCGGGCAGGCCTCGTGAAGACCTTCTCGGGGAAGAACGGGTCGGTCTCGGTCATCGGAGCTGTCTCGCCGCCCGGCGGGGATTTCTCGGAGCCGGTCACCCAGAACACGCTGCGTATCGTGAAGGTCTTCTGGGCACTGGATGCCAAGCTCTCCCAGCGCAGGCATTTCCCGGCGATCAACTGGCTCAACTCCTACTCCCTGTACCTGGATACCCTCCACGACTGGTACGACCGTGAAGTGTCCCCGGAGTGGAACGTGCTCCGTTCATGGGCAATGGAGGTGCTCCAGAAGGAGGCCGAACTCCAGGAGATCGTCCAGCTGGTCGGGTCTGATGCACTCCCTGAGGCAGAACAGCTGACCATTGAGATTGCCCGGATGATCCGCGAGATATTCCTCCAGCAGAACGCCTACGACGCGGTCGACACCTTCTGCGACATGGCAAAGCAGTATGACGTGATGAAGGCGATCAAAGGCTATGCCGACCTCGCGTATGCTGCCCAGACTGCAGGGGTATCCCCGGCGCAGATCATAGCCATCAAGTCCAAGAACGACCTGCCCCAGATCAAGTTCATCCGGGATTACAGGCCGGAGCTGGAACGCATCCAGAAGAGTATAGATGCAGAAATCAATACCCTGAGGTCGTCAGCATGA
- a CDS encoding V-type ATP synthase subunit B, whose amino-acid sequence MKEYRTISKIAGPLVFVEKTEPVGYGELVNIALWDGSIKRGQVLDTSDSLVVVQVFETTAGIGKDSGVRFLGETIKMPVGKEMLGRILSGGGKPIDGGPEIVPEKRLDITGAAINPYARASPEEFIQTGISTIDGTNTLVRGQKLPIFSGAGLPHNNIALQIARQSKVLGSRESFAVVFAAMGITKEEANHFMQDFERTGALERAVVFLNLADDPAVERIITPRLALTTAEYLAFELDMHVLVILTDMTNYCEALRQIGAAREEVPGRRGYPGYMYTDLAGIYERAGIVKGKKGSITQFPILTMPGDDITHPIPDLTGYITEGQIVVSRELHRKGIYPPINVLPSLSRLMNLGIGAKHTREDHKKVSDQLYAAYAEGNDLRGLVAIVGKDALSERDRMFLEFADLFENRFVRQGLDEDRSIFDTLGIGWDLLSTLPVEQLVRIDRDLINKYHPKFREAEKAQG is encoded by the coding sequence ATGAAGGAGTACAGGACGATATCAAAGATCGCCGGCCCGCTCGTCTTCGTCGAGAAGACCGAACCGGTCGGGTACGGCGAACTGGTCAATATCGCACTCTGGGACGGTTCCATCAAGCGGGGGCAGGTACTCGATACCAGCGATTCCCTCGTGGTGGTCCAGGTCTTCGAGACTACGGCAGGCATCGGCAAGGACTCCGGGGTGCGATTCCTAGGTGAGACCATCAAGATGCCGGTCGGAAAGGAGATGCTCGGGCGCATCCTCTCCGGCGGCGGCAAACCTATTGACGGGGGTCCGGAGATCGTCCCGGAGAAGCGGCTCGATATCACCGGTGCCGCAATCAATCCCTACGCACGGGCGTCGCCTGAGGAGTTCATCCAGACCGGGATATCCACCATCGATGGCACAAACACCCTTGTCAGGGGACAGAAACTCCCGATCTTCTCGGGTGCCGGACTTCCCCACAACAATATTGCTCTCCAGATTGCCCGGCAATCGAAGGTGCTCGGGTCCAGGGAATCCTTCGCCGTGGTATTTGCGGCGATGGGTATCACGAAGGAAGAAGCCAACCACTTCATGCAGGACTTTGAGCGGACCGGCGCACTGGAGCGGGCGGTGGTGTTCCTCAACCTTGCCGATGACCCGGCCGTCGAGCGTATCATCACCCCGCGCCTTGCCCTGACCACCGCTGAGTACCTTGCATTCGAGCTGGACATGCACGTGCTCGTCATCCTGACCGACATGACCAACTACTGCGAGGCGCTCCGCCAGATCGGGGCAGCCCGTGAAGAGGTGCCGGGCCGCAGGGGATATCCCGGATACATGTACACGGATCTTGCCGGTATCTACGAGCGGGCAGGTATCGTCAAGGGCAAGAAGGGATCGATCACCCAGTTCCCGATCCTGACCATGCCGGGCGATGACATTACCCACCCCATCCCTGACCTGACCGGGTACATCACCGAGGGGCAGATCGTTGTCTCGCGCGAGCTGCACCGGAAGGGCATCTATCCGCCTATCAACGTCCTCCCCTCCCTCTCCCGGCTCATGAACCTCGGGATCGGGGCGAAACATACCCGTGAGGATCACAAGAAGGTCTCTGACCAGCTCTATGCGGCGTACGCAGAAGGAAACGATCTCCGCGGTCTCGTTGCAATCGTGGGAAAAGACGCCCTGTCAGAGCGGGACCGGATGTTCCTTGAATTCGCTGACCTGTTCGAGAACCGGTTTGTCCGCCAGGGCCTCGATGAGGACCGGAGTATCTTCGATACACTCGGTATCGGCTGGGACCTGCTGTCCACGCTCCCGGTCGAGCAGCTCGTCCGTATCGACCGCGACCTGATCAACAAGTACCACCCTAAATTCAGGGAAGCCGAGAAGGCCCAGGGGTAA